TTTGCAAAATTGTAGTGATCACTTCTATAATAAAAACGATTGGGATCGTTCTCGTCATTATAGGTGTAGTCCAGTTCTATATTGGTGTATCTGGTGTTGACCGCTTCGGACAGTTCATGGAGTTCGGTACTCAATTTATCGGAACCAATAAGATACACATAATTCCGGTCGCCTTCCCTTTTGGGATCGATTCTCCCAATCATATCAATATTTAAATTGGCAACGGTATTCTTTAAAGGGACGATAGGTTCATAGTCCGTATAATATTGGGAGCCTAAAAGCCCTTTCTCCTCACCGGTTACATGAAGGAAAACAATGGATCGGTCTGGTCCCATACCCTGATCGGCAGCCTCTTTAAAGGCTTCGGCAATTTCCAACATGGCAACGGTCCCGGATCCATCGTCATCGGCACCATTATTGATCTTCCCATCTGCTGTTATGCCAATATGGTCCAAATGTGAGGAGATTACAAGGTACTCTTCGGGCTTTTTGGAACCTTTAAGTAGGGCCACCACATTCTCCGAATCAATCTGGGTATCCGTACTTTCAATTTGCAAATCTATGGAAGCAGAAAGGATGGCCTGTCCATCATCTTTTTTCAGGTTTGGATATAAAGCATCAATGGCCGTGTCATTAAGGAAGATCAAAAAATCGTCTTTGGTCTCCGCATTCAATTGCATCCTTCCGCTATTGTTGGTCTTCATAAATTCAAAATAGCGTTTGTACCTCGTAAAATTGTCCGGATCGTAATAGAACACACCTTTGGCCCCCTTTTGGGCAGCAAGGTCTGCGCGTTTTCCAATGGACTCGGACATATTGCTCCATACGGACTGCTCATCCGTGCCGGAAATCACATAGGTACCATCCTCGTTTTTGGGCTCACCAAATTTCATGAGCACTACTTTATCTTGAACATCCATACCTTGGTAATCCGAGTAGGTACCTTCCTCAATCCCATAGCCAACATAATGTATTTCATGTAATGTTCCTTCTGCTTTTGAAAACGTAAGGACATCGTCTCCCAGCGGGAAATCCTGACCGTTGATGACCATCTTGCCCTCAGGTACGTTACTTATGGACAGCGCCACTTTTTGAAAATAATCCCCATTTGCCTTTGCTGCGGGAATACCTAGTGCTTCGTAATAGTCTTTGATATACTCCACGGCCTTTTTCTGGCCGGGTTGGCCCGTTTCACGACCTTCAAAATCATCTGAGGCATAGGTAAAAAGATGTTCTTTTAGTTCTTCTTCCGTAATGGTCGACGCAAAGTCCGTTGGATCAACATTTACCTCTTGGGGTTTTGGGGTTTCCGTAACGGTCTTCTGGGAAGAATTGCAAGCAAAGGCCAAAACCGCAAAAATGAGAATCAGTTTTTTCATTTTTCCATTTATATAACGTTCAAAAATAGGGATTACCCTTCAATATCCTGAATAATGCGATAACGATAGGTTCTTGGGTTCATATGGGTAATTTCCTTGAACTGCCTGTTAAAATTTGAAATGGACGGGTACCCCGATAGTAGGGCAATCTCGGAAATTGGGGTTTCCGGCATTTCTTTCAGTAATTCACAAGCATGTTGAATGCGTATCTCAGTTAAAAATTG
The sequence above is a segment of the Muricauda sp. SCSIO 64092 genome. Coding sequences within it:
- a CDS encoding M28 family peptidase; amino-acid sequence: MKKLILIFAVLAFACNSSQKTVTETPKPQEVNVDPTDFASTITEEELKEHLFTYASDDFEGRETGQPGQKKAVEYIKDYYEALGIPAAKANGDYFQKVALSISNVPEGKMVINGQDFPLGDDVLTFSKAEGTLHEIHYVGYGIEEGTYSDYQGMDVQDKVVLMKFGEPKNEDGTYVISGTDEQSVWSNMSESIGKRADLAAQKGAKGVFYYDPDNFTRYKRYFEFMKTNNSGRMQLNAETKDDFLIFLNDTAIDALYPNLKKDDGQAILSASIDLQIESTDTQIDSENVVALLKGSKKPEEYLVISSHLDHIGITADGKINNGADDDGSGTVAMLEIAEAFKEAADQGMGPDRSIVFLHVTGEEKGLLGSQYYTDYEPIVPLKNTVANLNIDMIGRIDPKREGDRNYVYLIGSDKLSTELHELSEAVNTRYTNIELDYTYNDENDPNRFYYRSDHYNFAKNNIPIIFYFNGTHEDYHRPGDTPDKINYDLLKNRSQLIFHTAWEVANRDNPVLVDKAIK